A window of Actinomadura viridis genomic DNA:
CCTGCACGGTAGGCGCTGGACGGGAGGGCCTCAAGTGGTGTCCACAAGGTGAAACCACCGGCACACGATGACGTAGCGGTTCCGTAACAGGTCTGGGCCAGCGTTGCGGGTGTACCCGGCAGAATGTCGCCGAGCCTGAGGGGAACGGTCCCATGCCGTTGCTGCGCATCCGTACCGAGATCGACGACCGGCCCGGCCGGCTGGCCGTGCTGACCGCCGCCCTGGCCCGCCGCGGCGCCAACATCCTCGGACTCTCCGTCCAGGTCGGCGCCGAGGGCGTGGTGGACGAGTTCATCGTCGACATGCCCGCCTCCGGCGCCGACCCGGACGGGGTGAGGGAGGCCCTGGCCGCGGCGGGCGGTGCCCGCACCGCCGTGGTCGGCGCGCGCCCGCACGAACTGGTGGACGAGCCCACCCGCGCCCTGGTGCTGGTGGCGCGGCTGCGCCAGGATCCGCAGGCGCTGCCCGCCGCGCTGGCCGAGCTGCTGCGCGCCGGTGACGCGGTGTGGCAGGCCGCGGGGACGGCCGTGGCGCACCCCCTGCCGGGCGCCGCCGGGGAAGGGGAGCACGTGCTGCTCGTTCCGGTCGGGCCGCGCCGCGCGATCCGGCTCGCCCGCGCCGGGCTGCCGTTCACCGCGACCGAGGCGGCCCGGGCGGACGCCCTGGTCCGGGCGGTGCTGCCGCCCGCGGGCGGGCGGCCGGCCTCGCGGCGGGTCCCGCTGCGCGACGGGACGCAGGTGGTCGTGCGGCCCATCGAGCCCGCGGACGCCGGCGCCGTACGGGCCATGCACGAACGCTGCTCCCCGGACACCCGCAGGATGCGCTACTTCGGCCCCAAGCCCTTCCCGCCGCAGCGGGACATCGACCTGTCCTGCGAGCCGGCGCACGGCCTGACCCTCGTCGCCGAGGGGCCGGACGGCTCCCTGCTGGCCCTCGCGCACCTGGTGCACGTCCTCGACCCGGGGGTGGCCGAGCTGGCGTTCCTCGTAGAGGACGCCTGGCAGGGACGCGGGCTGGGAAGGGCGCTGGCAGGTCTGCTGGTAGTGCTCGCCCGCGACCGCGGCCTGGTGGAGCTGCGCGCCACCACGCTGAGCGAGAACGTGCGGATGCGCCGGCTGCTCACCTCCCTGGGCGGGCGTACCCGCCGGACGGGGGACCCCGGGGTCGTGGAGGTCAGGCTGCGCCTGGACGGCCGCGGCGCGGACGGGGCCCGCACCGCGGCGCCCCGCGTGACCGCGCCGGGGTGACAGGATGGCCGGGTGACCGGCATCTACGACGACCCCTGGGCCTACGAGCTGGCCTGCTCGTTCCGCGACGTGTCCGCCGAGGTGGACGTGCTGCTCGGCTGGTGCGCCCGGCACCGCCCCTCCCCCGGCCCGGTCGGCACGGTCCTGGAGCTGGCCGCCGGACCGGCCGAGCACGCCCGCGAGTTCGCCCGGCGGGGCGTGGCCGCCACCGCGCTCGACATCAACCCGGCGATGTGCGCGTACGCGGCCGAGCAGGCCAAGCTCGCCGACGTCCCGCTGGACGTCGTCCAGGGCGACATGACCGGATTCGAGCTGGACCGGCGCTTCGACCTGGTCGTCACGATGCTCGACTCGACCTCGCACCTGATGACCCTGGACGCCTTCGTCGCCCATCTGGACCGCGCCGCCGCGCACCTGGCCCCCGGCGGCCTCTACGTCCTGGAGATGTCGCACCCCCGGGACCGGCTCGGGGACGAGCCGAGCACCAGCACCGGCTGGACGGTGGCACGCGGCGGCGTGCGCGCCACCGTCCGCTGGGGCGAGCCGGAGGACCGGCTCGATCCCGTCACCCAGATCGCCGACGACCATGTCACGATGACCATCGATCTGGGCGGCGGGTCGGCGCGGGTGATCCGTGACGTGGTGCCCTACCGGTTCTGGTCCGCCACCGAGCTGGACGCCGCGCTGCGCCTGTCCGGGGCGCTGGAGCCGGCCGCCCGGTACGGCGACTTCGGCGAGGTGCCCCTCACCGGCCCGGACGCCTGGCGCATGATCACCGTGCTGCGCCCCGCGACCGGCTGACCCGGACGGCGCCCGCCCCGTGACCGGCCGGCCGGCGCGAGCCCGGCCGCCGACCGGTCAGGGCGCGGGGGCCCAGCCGGGCATCGGGTAGGACGCGAGCAGCTCGCGGATCTCGCCCGCCACCCGGTCCAGCTCCTTGTCGTCCTCGCGCGCGGTGGCCAGCACCACCTCGTCGATCCAGGCGGCGACCCGCGGCATCTGCTCGGGAACGAGCCCGCGGGTGGTGATCGCGGCGGTGCCCAGCCGCAGCCCCGAGGGGTCGAACGGCTTGCGCGGGTCGAAGGGGACCGCGTTGTAGTTGAGCTCGATCCCGGCCCGGTCGAGCGCCTGCGCCGCGGGCTTGCCCGCCACGCCCTTGTTGGTCAGGTCGACCAGGATGAGGTGGTTGTCGGTGCCGCCGGAGATCAGGTCGTAGCCGCGTTCCAGCAGCGCCTCGGCCAGGGCGCGCGCGTTGGCCACGATCCGATGGGCGTAGGCGGAGAAGCCGGGCCCGGCCGCCTCGTCCAGCGCGACCGCGATGGCCGCGGTGGTGTGGTTGTGCGGCCCGCCCTGCAGCCCCGGGAAGACCGCCTTGTCGATGGCGGCGGCGTGCTCGGCGAGCGACATGATCATCGCTCCGCGCGGGCCCCGCAGGGTCTTGTGGGTGGTGGTGGAGATGACGTCGGCGTGCCCGGCCGGGGACGGGTGGGCACCCCCGGCGATCAGCCCGGCGATGTGCGCGATGTCGGCCGCCAGGACCGCCCCGGTCTCCTGGGCGATCTCAGCGAAGCCGGCGAAGTCGATGGTGCGCGGGATCGCGGTGCCGCCGCACCAGATCAGCTTCGGCCGTTCCTTGAGGGCGAGGTCGCGGACCTGGTCCATGTCGACCCGGCCGGTGTCGGCGCGCACGCCGTACCGGACCGGGGTGAACCACTTGCCGGTCGCCGACACCGGCCACCCGTGGGTCAGGTGGCCGCCCATCGGCAGCGACAGGCCCATGACGGTGTCGCCGGGCTCCAGGAACGCCATGTAGACGGCGAGGTTGGCGGGCGACCCCGAGTAGGGCTGGACGTTGGCGTGCTCGACCCCGAACAGCGCCTTGGCCCGGTCGATGGCCATCAGCTCGATCGGATCGATGTTCTGCTGGCCCTCGTAGTAGCGGCGGCCCGCGTAGCCCTCCGAGTACTTGTTGGTCAGGACCGAACCGGTGGCCTCCAGCACGGCGGGCGAGACGTAGTTCTCCGAGGCGATGAGCCGGATCTTCTCGAACTGCCGCCGTGCCTCCGCCTCGATCAGGGCGGCGAGTTCGGGATCCTGGGCGCTCAGATGGGACAGGGACGGCTGATGCATGACGACCTCCGCGCCGATCATGCCGGGAGACCTCGGGCGCGGACCCCCGGCTGAGGGGCCCGTACACCCAGGCGCGCGGTGTGCGGACTAGCTTCGCTCCCCGGTGGTCGAATCCACCTTGACTGCGCCAGTCGCTCCTGACCAGCATACCGGCCCGCCCTCCGCACGGGCCGGCGAACGCGGCCGCCGCACGACGCCGAGGCGGCCCGCGGCCGGGGCCGGGACGGCCACCACGGCCAGCCCGCCGAGCAGCAGGACCGCCCCGGCCGCCGCCGCGGGCGAGAGCCGTTCGCCGAGGACGGCGAGCGCGAGCACGGCCGCGACGAGGGGCTCGGCCAGGCTCAGCGTGCCCGCGGTGGCGGCGGTGACGCGGCGCAGCCCGGAGACGAAGAACATGTAGGCGGCGGCGGTGGTGACCGGTCCCAGCCAGGCGACCAGGGCGAGCGACCGCGTCCCGGCCAGGTCCGGCAGCCCGGCCGCCGCCCAGGGCAGCAGCAGCGTCCCGCCGGCCAGCAGGGAGATCGCGACGGCCGCGGCCATGCTCAGGCCGGGCGGGACGGGCGGGACGGGCGGCCTCCCGGCGGCGCCGGCCTGCGGCTCCGCTCCGGAGCCGGTGGCCACCAGCCGCTTGGCCGCGACGGTGTAGACCCCGAAGCAGCACCCCGCGACCAGGCCCAGGCCCACGCCGGACGGATCCGCCGTGCCCCCGTGGCCGGGCGCCATCAGCAGCGCGCATCCCGCGACCGCGCAGACCGTCCCGGCGAGCCACCGGCGGCCCGGCCGGGCGCGCAGGACGAGACCCTCGCACAGGCCCGTGAACACCGGCGCCAGGCCGAAGACCACGGCGGTGGCCACGGCGGCGCCCGTCCGGTCGACCGCGGTCAGGAACGCGGCCTGGAACGTCCCGGTCGCCGCGGACGCCGCCAGCAAGGGCCGCCAGGTCGCCCGGGAGAGGACGCGGAACGCGCGCGGCGCGACCGCCAGGACGAACAGCGCCAGCAGCACGCCGCCCGACAGGATCCGGGCGGCCCCCAGCGTGATCGGCGGCGCCGGCGAGGCCGCCAGCACCTGCGCGGGGCCCACGGTCCCCCACAGGACCCCGGCCGCCAGGATCAGCAGCGCGCCCGGGTACTCGTTTCGTTGGTCCATGCGGGCGACACTAGGAGGAAACGCGGCTTTGCCTTCTAGATCCCGAAGTTCGTTCGGAATGGTGCCGGGCGGCCACTGGATGTTCGATTGAAGGGCGCTTCAGGGAGGGTCAGGCGTACCGGGTTCGGCGGCCACGCCGTTCGGGCACCGGAAGTTCGGCCTGCTCCACCGCCTGCACGTAGTCGAACACGACCGTGGTGCGCACGTCCACGAACTCCTTGCGCCGGGCCAGCCGATCCAGCACGAAGTCGTGCAGGTACTGCGTGCTGGGCACGGCCACGTGCACCAGGACGTCCTCCGCCCCGGTGACCACGAACACGCCGAGCGTCTCGGGCAGCGCCGCCATGTGGTCGCGGACCGACTCGATGGCCTCCCTGGACTGCGGCCGGATCCGGATCGAGATCAGCGCCTGCACGCCCCGTCCCAGCGCCTCCAGGTCCACCGCCGCGTGGAACCCGGTGATCACGCCGCGGGCGCGCAGCGCGCGGGTCCGCTCCAGGGCGGTCGAGGGAGCGACGCCCACCTCCTCGGCCAGTTCCCGGTTGGTCTGGCGGCCGTCGTGCTGCAGACGGCGCAGGATCGCCTGGTCGACCGCGTCCATGGAAGTCATCCCCGAATTTTATGCGGCGGATCGACCGGCGGGCCGGAGCGCCGGGGCGGGTGCGCGACGGGCCCGCGGCCGGTGTTCGCTGACAGTTCCCTGAACATCCAACAAGATCGAACAAGTCAGCCTGTATGCACAGAGTCCGGTCTAATAAGGTCGGCAGAACATGAAAACCGGACATCCCGCCCCGCATGCCCCGGATCCTCCCGCCGGCGCCCCCGGTCCGGGCGAGCCCGTTCCGGCCGGGGCGGCGCGGCTCGGTTGGCTGGACGCCCTGCGCGGGCTGGCCGCCGTCGTGGTGGCCCTCCACCACGGCTGCTACCACTACCTCCCGCAGTTCCGGCACCTGATCCTGCAGTGGGTGGATCCCGGCAAGGTCGGCGTCCTGGTGTTCTTCCTGGTCAGCGGGTACATCATCCCGGCGTCGCTGGAGCGCACGGGCTCGGTCCGCCGGTTCTGGATCGGCCGGCTGTTCCGGATCTACCCGCTGCTGCTGGTGGTGCTGGCCGCCACGCTGCTGCTGGCCGCCGCCGGCCTGACCCCGCTGCGGGAGGGCCTGCGGGCCGCCGATCCCCTGGCGGCCGTCATGGCGCATCTCACGATGATGCAGGACCTCCTGGCGGTGACCAGCGCGCTCAACGTGCTCTGGACGCTCTCCTACGAGATGGCCTTCTACCTCCTGGTGGTGGCGCTCTTCCTCTCCGGCCGGCTGAACCGGCACTCCGCCACCCTCACCACCGCGCTCGCGGTGGCGGCGCTGGCGGTGGGGGCGTTCCTGCCGAGGGCGTGGCTGTCGGACCGGCTCGGCATCACACCGGTCGCGGTGGCCGCCGCGGTCGCCATGGCGGTGGCGATCTTCCTGGCGTGCTCCGGCCGGCCGGGTCCCCGGCGCGCCGGGGCGCTGCTGGGCGGGGCGCTCGCGGCGGCGCTGGTGCTGTTCAACGGCCGAACCGAGGTGTGGGAAGGGCTGGTGCTCATGGCGGTGATGTTCGCCGGCACCGCGATCTACCGGGCCGAACGCGGCCAGATCCGGGTACGGGCCGCCGCCGTCGCCGTGGTCGCGGTCATGGGGGCGGCCGTCGCCGGCGGGCTCTGGCACATCACCGTCTGGGCCCCCGGCCAGTCGGAGGAACTCCTCAAGCGGTCCTGGGTGCTCGGCCTGGCGGCGACGGCTCTGGCCTTCGCGGTCGGCATGGCGCTGCGGCACCGCCGCGTGCCGCGCGGCCTGGCCCGGCTGGGCCTGATCAGCTACTCGGTCTACCTGGTGCATCCGGTGCTGCTGATGGTCTCCGACCTGACCGTGGGGCGGCCCCGGACCGACGCGCCGCTGCTGTTCGTCCCGTACCTGGTGACGCTGCTCCTGGTGAGCCTCATCACCCACCGGCTCGTCGAGGAACCACTACGGCGGTACGGGCGCGGGCTGGCCCTCCGCGCCGACCCCGTACCGGTCGCCCCGGGCGGCCCCGCCGGGGAACGGAACGGCCGGGCAGTGGACGGCAGGGCCGGGGACGGCAGGGCCCGGGACGGCCAGGAAGCGGACGGCGGGGCAGGGGACGGCGGCGGCCGGGAACGCGTCGAGCCCGGCTCCCCTGAGGGAGACCGGGCCGTTCAGGTCACGCGATGACAGCCGCCGGGTCTCAGACCCGGCCGGCGGACTCCATGGCCGCCTTGACCGCGGCGCGCTTCTGCCGGAGCTTGGCCAGCGCCTCTTCGAGGATGGCCTCGCCGTCCTCGTCGCTGCGACGCTCCTTCACGTACGCCAGGTGCGTCTTGTAGGGCTCGGTCTTCGGCGGCGCCGGGGGGTTGTCGGAGTCCTGGCCCGCCGGGAACCCGCAGCGGGGGCAGTCCCAGGTGTCGGGAACGGCGACGTCGGTCGCGAAGCTGGGCCGGGTCTCGTGCCGGTTGGCACAGTAGAAGGTCACCCAGACCCGGGGGGCCGCGTCGCCGCGCTCGGCCTCTCCCATCGGACCCGCCCCGACACGGCTGCCCCGAATCGCGTTGCCACTACCCACGGATTACTCCTTGCTCGTTTGCGCCCACGCCGCACTGACCTCGCGGCGAGGGCCTTCGCCTGTCTGTACGGCCGCTCAGCCGACGCCCTTGCTCTTGAACAGCAGCCCGAGCACGATGATCGAGGCGAACCAGACGATGCCGGTGGCGACCGTCAGCCGGTCCAGGTTGCGCTCGACGACCGACGAGCCGCCCAGGGACGAGGTGACGCCGCCGCCGAACATGTCCGACAGGCCCCCGCCCTTGCCCTTGTGCGCGAGGACGAGGACCACCATCAGCACGCTGGTGATAATGAGCACGGCGGACGTTGCGATGATCACTGTTGTGTGCCTCTTCCGGCCGACCCCGCCGCGGCGGGGCGCTTGGTGTTCAGCATGGTGTGCAGCTTGTGTGTTCAGCTTGGTCTTGCTCGGGTGTTGCTCTGGGGTGCTCGGTGACCCGTCAGTACGGAAGAGTACGACGAACTTCCCTCTGGTTCGGCAAGAACCCGCAGACCGCAGCCGAATTGATCAGATCTGATCAGAACCGGTTCGCCCGGATCGCTCAGATTGCACGGAACGAGCGGAACGAACGCGACCGGCCGGGCCGTGCGGGCACGGCCCGATCAGGCCGGCAGATCCCGGTACCGGCAGATCTTGATGAACTCGCCCGGGTCCAGGCTCGCACCGCCGACCAGGGCACCGTCCACGTCGGACTGCGCCATGATCCCGGCGATGTTCGCACCCTTCACCGATCCCCCGTACAGGATACGCACCGCGTCGGCCACCTCGGCGTCGTGGAGCTCGGCGAGCCTGCCCCGGATCGCGGCGCAGACCTCCTGCGCGTCCTGCGGCGTGGCGACCTCGCCGGTGCCGATCGCCCAGACCGGCTCGTAGGCGATTACCAGGGTGCGGACCTGGTCGGCGGGGATCTTCTCCAGCGCGCCGTCCACCTGCGCCAGCGTGTGGGCGACGTGCCGGCCGGCCTTGCGGACCTCCAGCCCCTCGCCCACGCACACGATCGGGGTGATCTCGTGAGAGAGGGCGGCCCTGGCCTTGGCGTTGACCAGGGCGTCGTCCTCGTGGTGGTACTGGCGGCGCTCGGAGTGCCCGACGGTGGCGTAGGAGCAGCCCAGCTTGGCCAGCATCGCGCCGGAGATCTCGCCGGTGTAGGCGCCCGACGCGTGCGCCGAGACGTCCTGGGAGCCGTAGGCGATCGACAGCTTGTCGGCGTCCACCAGCGTCTGCACCGACCGCAGGTCGGTGAACGGCGGCAGCACGGCCACGTCGACGGCGTCGAAGTCGGCCTCCTTGAGGCCGAACGCGAGCTGCTGCACCAGCTTGATGGCCTCGAGGTGGTTGATGTTCATCTTCCAGTTCCCGGCCATGAGCGGCTTGCGGCCGGTGGGCTTGGAACCGGTGTTCTTGGGGGCCATGCGTCAGTCCTCCAGAGCCTTCAGGCCGGGGAGCGCCTTGCCTTCGAGGTATTCGAGGCTGGCGCCGCCGCCGGTGGAGATGTGGGAGAAGCCGGACTCGGCGAAGCCGAGCCGCCGTACCGCCGCCGCCGAGTCGCCGCCGCCGACGACGGTGAACGCGCCGGAGTCGATCAGGCCCTGGGCGACCGC
This region includes:
- a CDS encoding GNAT family N-acetyltransferase encodes the protein MPLLRIRTEIDDRPGRLAVLTAALARRGANILGLSVQVGAEGVVDEFIVDMPASGADPDGVREALAAAGGARTAVVGARPHELVDEPTRALVLVARLRQDPQALPAALAELLRAGDAVWQAAGTAVAHPLPGAAGEGEHVLLVPVGPRRAIRLARAGLPFTATEAARADALVRAVLPPAGGRPASRRVPLRDGTQVVVRPIEPADAGAVRAMHERCSPDTRRMRYFGPKPFPPQRDIDLSCEPAHGLTLVAEGPDGSLLALAHLVHVLDPGVAELAFLVEDAWQGRGLGRALAGLLVVLARDRGLVELRATTLSENVRMRRLLTSLGGRTRRTGDPGVVEVRLRLDGRGADGARTAAPRVTAPG
- a CDS encoding class I SAM-dependent methyltransferase; protein product: MTGIYDDPWAYELACSFRDVSAEVDVLLGWCARHRPSPGPVGTVLELAAGPAEHAREFARRGVAATALDINPAMCAYAAEQAKLADVPLDVVQGDMTGFELDRRFDLVVTMLDSTSHLMTLDAFVAHLDRAAAHLAPGGLYVLEMSHPRDRLGDEPSTSTGWTVARGGVRATVRWGEPEDRLDPVTQIADDHVTMTIDLGGGSARVIRDVVPYRFWSATELDAALRLSGALEPAARYGDFGEVPLTGPDAWRMITVLRPATG
- the glyA gene encoding serine hydroxymethyltransferase, with amino-acid sequence MIGAEVVMHQPSLSHLSAQDPELAALIEAEARRQFEKIRLIASENYVSPAVLEATGSVLTNKYSEGYAGRRYYEGQQNIDPIELMAIDRAKALFGVEHANVQPYSGSPANLAVYMAFLEPGDTVMGLSLPMGGHLTHGWPVSATGKWFTPVRYGVRADTGRVDMDQVRDLALKERPKLIWCGGTAIPRTIDFAGFAEIAQETGAVLAADIAHIAGLIAGGAHPSPAGHADVISTTTHKTLRGPRGAMIMSLAEHAAAIDKAVFPGLQGGPHNHTTAAIAVALDEAAGPGFSAYAHRIVANARALAEALLERGYDLISGGTDNHLILVDLTNKGVAGKPAAQALDRAGIELNYNAVPFDPRKPFDPSGLRLGTAAITTRGLVPEQMPRVAAWIDEVVLATAREDDKELDRVAGEIRELLASYPMPGWAPAP
- a CDS encoding DMT family transporter, with the translated sequence MDQRNEYPGALLILAAGVLWGTVGPAQVLAASPAPPITLGAARILSGGVLLALFVLAVAPRAFRVLSRATWRPLLAASAATGTFQAAFLTAVDRTGAAVATAVVFGLAPVFTGLCEGLVLRARPGRRWLAGTVCAVAGCALLMAPGHGGTADPSGVGLGLVAGCCFGVYTVAAKRLVATGSGAEPQAGAAGRPPVPPVPPGLSMAAAVAISLLAGGTLLLPWAAAGLPDLAGTRSLALVAWLGPVTTAAAYMFFVSGLRRVTAATAGTLSLAEPLVAAVLALAVLGERLSPAAAAGAVLLLGGLAVVAVPAPAAGRLGVVRRPRSPARAEGGPVCWSGATGAVKVDSTTGERS
- a CDS encoding Lrp/AsnC family transcriptional regulator yields the protein MTSMDAVDQAILRRLQHDGRQTNRELAEEVGVAPSTALERTRALRARGVITGFHAAVDLEALGRGVQALISIRIRPQSREAIESVRDHMAALPETLGVFVVTGAEDVLVHVAVPSTQYLHDFVLDRLARRKEFVDVRTTVVFDYVQAVEQAELPVPERRGRRTRYA
- a CDS encoding acyltransferase family protein, which codes for MKTGHPAPHAPDPPAGAPGPGEPVPAGAARLGWLDALRGLAAVVVALHHGCYHYLPQFRHLILQWVDPGKVGVLVFFLVSGYIIPASLERTGSVRRFWIGRLFRIYPLLLVVLAATLLLAAAGLTPLREGLRAADPLAAVMAHLTMMQDLLAVTSALNVLWTLSYEMAFYLLVVALFLSGRLNRHSATLTTALAVAALAVGAFLPRAWLSDRLGITPVAVAAAVAMAVAIFLACSGRPGPRRAGALLGGALAAALVLFNGRTEVWEGLVLMAVMFAGTAIYRAERGQIRVRAAAVAVVAVMGAAVAGGLWHITVWAPGQSEELLKRSWVLGLAATALAFAVGMALRHRRVPRGLARLGLISYSVYLVHPVLLMVSDLTVGRPRTDAPLLFVPYLVTLLLVSLITHRLVEEPLRRYGRGLALRADPVPVAPGGPAGERNGRAVDGRAGDGRARDGQEADGGAGDGGGRERVEPGSPEGDRAVQVTR
- a CDS encoding RNA polymerase-binding protein RbpA — encoded protein: MGSGNAIRGSRVGAGPMGEAERGDAAPRVWVTFYCANRHETRPSFATDVAVPDTWDCPRCGFPAGQDSDNPPAPPKTEPYKTHLAYVKERRSDEDGEAILEEALAKLRQKRAAVKAAMESAGRV
- the secG gene encoding preprotein translocase subunit SecG, whose translation is MIIATSAVLIITSVLMVVLVLAHKGKGGGLSDMFGGGVTSSLGGSSVVERNLDRLTVATGIVWFASIIVLGLLFKSKGVG
- the tpiA gene encoding triose-phosphate isomerase, producing the protein MAPKNTGSKPTGRKPLMAGNWKMNINHLEAIKLVQQLAFGLKEADFDAVDVAVLPPFTDLRSVQTLVDADKLSIAYGSQDVSAHASGAYTGEISGAMLAKLGCSYATVGHSERRQYHHEDDALVNAKARAALSHEITPIVCVGEGLEVRKAGRHVAHTLAQVDGALEKIPADQVRTLVIAYEPVWAIGTGEVATPQDAQEVCAAIRGRLAELHDAEVADAVRILYGGSVKGANIAGIMAQSDVDGALVGGASLDPGEFIKICRYRDLPA